GTACAGTCAGTGTCCTTCTGTGGTGTCTTGAGGTCAGTGCGAGCTCTTAGTCACATGAAGCATCGCTGAGGTCAACGGGAGCCGCTGTGTTCACTCTGAAGCTCTGCCGTCgtctttctgcagcctgtgactgagctgcactgacaacactgaGCTGGCTTCTCTTTGTCGGgtgtctttcactctttctcccattccctctgtttccaacctttctcaatcatttctctgcacttggctctttctactttccttttgtctctttttctcactttgggTTTCTTCtgtataataatattattaatccTCTAGTTCTCTGATTCTTCCCATTATTGCTCTGTTCTCTTACGTGCTACACGTGTTTCTATAACttcaagaaaatgtgttaaggtgttatcaataaaatgatcatttaaatagaaaagtcagtcagtttctctgattccaaacacagaaagcagcatggcTTTGACTGTTCGTTCTGGCAGAAGTAACTCGggacacacatgaactcagtcatgttttcagcagaacatttgcaaagcaggtAGAAAACCAACAAGTTTTTCAACACAACATAAAGTCAGTCCACAGTTATCCAGAGTACATCCTGACGtccatccaacacacactcatgcgctGAAATTTgagcatttgctgtttttatttgggatctttcattattttctcatatttgatcaactaaataaatcaacacactgATATTAGAAACAGTCTTTAGTCGCAGCCTTAATTCACACAATCTTAAAGTCACTAAAATACTTTGtagagaaatacaaacagcatctgacacCATCAGACAatttctgcagacttttctACAGCGAAAGAAGCACAAATAAGGAAGGAGGCTGAGTTTGTTCATCtggataaaactgaaataatatgtGGAAGATTGTATTTGacacaaatggcaaaaaaatgaacagctgaaTTATTACATCAACGTTCtccacagtaaaacatgttgatcacaaaaatattgaaaaaatcttaaaatgttcATTAACATAACTGCATTTTGAgaaatttactgtttattttttttaactggaataataaaaagacaaaaataattgtgaaatgacaaaaataaacaaggcaagatgaggctttctgttcttctatgatttcaaataaaagcctttttaaaatgtgtgtttgttgttcatccttgaaaacttcaaataaatctgtagatgaaagttttattattttaattatcacaTTAAATCTTCTCGTCCAACTCCTCACAGCATCTTAATGCCACAAACACCATTTTGGAAAGAACACTTGACACACTGAATTAATCCTAAATTCacacttcagtttgtcattctgtgctttggaaatatatttgatGTCAGACACCGACCAAGGAATGTGTTCCATCATGTCATTTGtttaaagagacaaaacattattttctatttaacCTGGATCTCcatattttcttcatttgctttcaAATGACAGGATTTTCACCTTTAAAGAAGTAACTGTTATTGTCTGTGattgacatgaaagcagcacattataaaaatctgaatgaatcacttggacctcaccatcctccctgatcatcacacagaaacatcactttgacacattttgatagCAGCAGTTTTAGCATCACCAGTGTCTCCAATTTCAAAATATGGgaagagtttctcagtgaaagtgtCTCTGTGAGTGTAGATGTGAGTCATGTCTTCAGGGTCGTAGAAGGACACCTCCCCCCTGTCATagtccagctggactctgatcctctggagactcttcttcactgtgacagtctcACCAAGACCATTAATGTATTTTCCTCTGCGATGCAATAAACACCAGATTCCATATCCTGGTGAGGCACCTGTCTCCCCCTTCCTGTCAACTGACTCTTTAGCCAAACCCACATTCCAGTCAGGAtggtctcccacctccacctcccagctgtgtTTCCCTGAGCTGAAGCCCTCAGAGCCCAGAACAGTGGGATATTTAGTGTGTCTCTCTGAAttgtcaggaagctgctgctttgtgtttcccCACCTCACATtggtcagatcatcagacagacagagccgggggtgtccagtgtttgggtccagaatgacaggactgaagtggaccttgtccttcatcttcttccagactgtgaaggacaggttgcccaggtgtttggccacatctatcagagctcctgagagcagctgtggatctgacagtgagcactggactctggctctgctctgagtggctttataactgctgaggaatggcacgttgtgtttctgcagctcttcttcaacagcacagatactgtctgacagagaggagatctgctgctcaatcatcttcatctctctgctcacagtcctccccttctgctcctcttcctccctcagagctgccagtctggactcctcttcctctttcaggaactggtggagcttgttgaactctgctctgatctgcttctctgtggacaacagctgcttcttggagtgttgaatcatttctttgtatgtttccttcACTCGTTTGtatttgtccctcttgtcctgcagagactgtaagtcagatttcagctggtccttcagctcactgactgcttgTTCTACAGGAACCACCTTGTGACTGTGgtgcagagaaaactcacagacaggacacacagctcgctGCTCGTCCTCACAGTACAAATAAGAGGCATCTGAATGTTCATCACACACGACCtgctctttccctttctctttttctgtctcacatgattcagatttctgtcttcCAGCAAAGGAGTCAGCCAGGTCCTTCAGTGAAAAGTTCACTGCTGGATCGTCctttgaggattttcttttacaaatgggacagttgttgtttttagcttgttcccagaattgttgcaggcagcttgaacagaagctgtggttgcagctcagagacacaggatctctgaaagtctctgaacacacatggcaACTCAGGAAACCTTTGAATAGAGCAGTTTTCTCAGCCATTTGTATCCAAATTGTCTTTCAAAAGGAAGACTCACCAAATTCGTGTCCCTCTGAATTAAAGATCACAATCCTTCTTGTCTTTCTAGTAGATTTCTTTCACCCTGTAATGGCGTCTCAGTCCCAATCAGACACGTCAAAATCAGCTTTaagtttctctttcctcctttgaAGTAAATCattgacagctgacatgatATTTTCTTACCAGCAGATGGGGCTATTTGATTTCTTCACTTCTTATCTGTTAACTTTCCATATGATGAGCCTTGGACTCCTTCAaatgaaaatcatttattttcaagtgaaaaaacaataaatacataacgcagcacactgacattgaaaacaaatgattgacTGTAGAAAAACCTACATTAATACCTAAATTCAAATGTTTGAGGAAATAATCAACACCATGTAGCATCATGTGGAGGGGCATGAAAGGCTGCATGGATACCAGTCCCAGTCCTGTTTTGAAGTAAACTCAGGATTATATTTAGTCCTGGACTAGGCTGATCTTCGACCAGAGAAACCTCAGCAGGTTTAActgaacattaaaacactggaaTAATGTTTTTTTGCTCTGCAACAAACCATTTTGAACACATTCAAAGTCATCCTGTTGTTAAAATATTCAAACCACTGCTTTAgtataatcaatcaatcaatcaatcaatcaatcaatcaatgtgacCATGTTGgtagatgaataaatacatcagtgtttttgcatgtgtatgttttgtgttgtgtctccCACTGGGACTCAAAACATTTAACTGCTCAGTGAAACTAAGATGAgaaaggactgaaaaaaaaaaaagaaaaaagaaaaaatcaaagcatcaaaaattctgttttctactttttcttctgtcaacACAACAACTTGTGATAGAATGAGAAAGGCTTCTTGTCACCACGGAATATTCTGGTCTGTCGTCATAACAAATGAATCACGTCTTACGTTCCATCAGCGTATCTTGTTAGAATTAcaatattttgtcaaatgacaaactgagcaCTGTTtctggtcacagcagcagcgacaTGCTGCCCTTCTTCTCAAACCTCACGCTCATCTGACGTCACACCTCTGCATCATCaaacttgtttgttgttgttgttgcagcagcatctttttgtttgtgctcgTGGTGCTAAAAAGGTGCTCGTGGAGGGACGCGTGTTGGTGACAACTGATATTTAAGTCCATGTCAGTCATGAAGAAGGCTCTGTAAGCTGAAAGCCTCCACGAGTGTTTTCCTTCATAGCGTGAGTTCAGAAACGTCTGCAGGTTGTGAGGTTTGGCTTTGCTGTTCTGTGGTCTGCCTTCTCATTTCAGGGCAGTCCAAtcccacaggctgcagtgtttgagtgtgtgtgtctgcaagcatgtacagtacatctgttgctctcagtgtgtgttctgtagaAACCtggtgggggtgggaggtgtTGTGTGCGAGATGGAAGGAGAAGGCTTTATTTCGGAGGACATATCACTCCCCTGCCTTCATCCCaggactttgttttttctctcgatttctgctttttcatctcttgtttttcacGTGTTATCAGCTTTTCATCATTACAAAGTGCTCGTGCCAGAGGAGGCGGGATTAGTCCGATGGActtcaaagcactgaaaactgtttttgtgggGGTTTGACTTGCGATCAGCTCCTCTGTACTTTGCTCGTCCACCATTGGCTGCCTTCACATTTGTCTCGCCCCTATTGGTCAGACCAAGATATTAAGAGACCGGGCAGTCGGTTTGGTGAGTAGTCCTCAGGTTTCTATTTATttggaatatttatttatttattttagtggatatttttattgtgcttctgtctttcttttctttttcttttcttttcctgttgtgtacAGCTCGTGCACTTGTGCAAgtactgtctgttgttgttcaaAGGGACACTGCTCCATGTGAAACATGATTGTTTTAAAGGGATAGTACACCCAATTTGcatcctgcatgtgtttttctgcaatgaCCAACATGGTGTGacttactttttctgtttttctgcagcagatttttcacgttgtttttgcagttttctgctgtccgttgtttttcttccatgtaGCTCATTACCACTTTGCCAGAGTGGGACATCGATCACGATAACTCACGTAACACAGGATCGTACTTTGCGTGAACTATCCCTCCAAAGGCTTCGTGGCCTTTTTTAGGATGGCAAAGCTTTTTTGAAAGAAGGTTTTTCAAGGTGAACCACAGAGTTGTTGTGTTGTATCATCCAGTAACAGTGTTAAAGCCTAGTTGACCGTGTCTTGTactaaaaggtcaaaggtcgcctGAAAGCGTCCAGCGCCTGACTGTGCTGACCAAACGTGACTCCCACCCACCCGCctctgaaaaaagaagacatagcAGCATGTGCAGTACAAAGGTGTtgttcttctgttcttcttAGTGTGTTTACTAGccttgaaaatcaataaaataagattGACATATTTAAGATGAGGGAGTTCACAGTATTACACAACTGCAGCTAACTAGCAGCGTAGCTGGCATTTTCTTTGCATGACAGTCGGGAcacttgtttttggtgttttcctttttatttgctttctggttTACTGAATGCTGGTATACTCCACCTTTCTCTATCGATTTCTCAGCTTTTTAAGTGCATATAACTATTTTTGTCTCAAGACGATATGAtgaagatgataatgatgatgatgatcaagtCGATGAGATTAATGACTGTGGCACTATGAGGATGACTGTGAGGATGttgaggatgtgatgaagattATCTCGCATGCTTTTCTATGGGGCTCTGTGTTGTCAGTGCACAACGGCTGCCTTTCGCACGCAGCAGAGAGAATACGACGGGCGTCTGCTGAGCATCTGCACCAAGAGTGGCAGGTGCTTCACTCGGCCTGCGTGTCACTTTGAGGAGCAGCGTTCAGTCCAACTGACAGACTGGAGGCCGTTCAGAGAGTGAATgagctccagcagggggcgcagtcacacaaagcaaagcacaaacgcacacaggcGGATGGCAGATTGATGCTTCTGTTATAACAAGTTGACTTTAGTGTCAGACAATCAGAGGCAACAGCAGTTTATCACTGGAGAATAAGAAGAAGCTTCCGGTATAATGATTGATCAGAGCTGCACCGTTATCACCAAAATGACCGTCCGGATCAAAGTTCAGCACCACGATCGTGATGTTGAGGCgtggttgttttcctctggggaACAAAATCAGTCTCCTTTATTGGTCTGACATCAGAAAGGCTTTTCATGTTCTGAACTAAACTAAACGTACCAACATCGCCCACAAATCAggattgtgtgtgaatgatcGAAGCTGAAATGGTGATAGAGAATGATTCACTGAGCAGGCCTACAGAAAGTACAGTCAGTGTCCTTCTGTGGTGTCTTGAGGTCAGTGCGAGCTCTTAGTCACATGAAGCATCGCTGAGGTCAACGGGAGCCGCTGTGTTCACTCTGAAGCTCTGCCGTCgtctttctgcagcctgtgactgagctgcactgacaacactgaGCTGGCTTCTCTTTGTCGgctgtctttcactctttctcccattccctctgtttccaacctttctcaatcatttctctgcacttggctctttctactttccttttgtctctttttgtctctttgggTTTCTTCtgtataataatattattaatccTCTAGTTCTCTGATTCTTCCCATTATTGCTCTGTTCTCTTACGTGCTACACGTGTTTCTATAACttcaagaaaatgtgttaaggtgtcatcaataaaatgatcatttaaatagaaaagtcagtcagtttctctgattccaaacacagaaagcagcatggcTTTGACTGTTCGTACTGGCAGAAGTAACTCGggacacacatgaactcagtcatgttttcagcagaacatttgcaaagcaggtAGAAAACCAACAAGTTTTTCAACACAACATAAAGTCAGTCCACAGTTATCCAGAGTACATCCTGACGtcatccaacacacactcatgcgctGAAATTTgagcatttgctgtttttatttgggatctttcattattttctcatgtttcatcaactaaataaatcaacacactgATATTAGAAACAGTCTTTAGTGGCAGCCTTAATTCACACAATCTTAAAGTCACTAAAATACTTTGtagagaaatacaaacagcatctgacaccattcaatcatttctgcagacttttctACAGTGAAAGAAGCGCAAATAAGGAAGGAGGCTGAGTTTGTTCATCtggataaaactgaaataatatgtGGAAGATTGTATTTGacacaaatggcaaaaaatgaacagctgaaTTATTACATCAATGTTCtccacagtaaaacatgttgatcacaaaaacatagaaacaatctgaaaatctgcattaacagaaatgcattttgagaAATTTAATGATATCTTTTTAAACTTGgataataaaaagacagaaagtaattgtgaaatgacaaaaataaacaaggcaagatgaggctttctgttcttctatgatttcaaatgaaagcctttttaaaatgtgtgtttgttggtcatccttgaaaacttcaaataaatctgtagatgaaagttttcttattttagtTATCACATTAAATCTACTCGTCCAATTTCTTGCAGCATCTTTATGTCACAAACACCATTTTGGAAAGAACGcttcacacactgaattaatcctaaattcacacttcagtttgtcattctgtgctttggaaatatatttgatGTCAGACACCGACCAAGGAATGTGTTCCATCATGTCAtttgctgaaagagacaaaacgttgttttttatttaacctGGATCTCAaaattttcttcatttgctttcaAATTACAGGATTTTCACCTTTCAAGAACTAACTGTTATTGTCTGTGattgacatgaaagcagcacattataaaaatctGGATGAATCACTTGGACCTCACCATCCTCCCTgatcatcacacagaaacatcactttgacacattttgatagCAGCAGTTTTAGCATCACCAGCCTTTCCAATACTGAAAAATGGgaagagtttctcagtgaaagtgCCTTTGTGAGTGTAGATGTGAGTCATGTCTTCAGGGTCGTAGAAGAACACCTCCCCCCTGTCATagtccagctggactctgatcctctggagactcttcttcactgtgacagtcttACCAAGACCATTACTGTATTTTCCACTATCATGCAATAAACACCAGATTCCATATTCTGGTGAAAGAAATATCTCCCCCTTCCTGTCAACTGACTCTTTAGCCAAACCCACTCTCCAGACAGGAtggtctcccacctccacctcccagctgtgtTTCCCTGAGCTGAAGCCCTCGGAGCCCAGAACAAAATAGTATttagtgtttctctctggattgtcaggaagctgctgctttgtgtctccattcctcacactggtcagatcatcagacagacagagccgggggtgtccagtgtttgggtccagaatgacaggactgaagtggaccttgtccttcatcttcttccagactgtgaaggacaggttgcccaggtgtttggccacatctatcagagctcctgagagcagctgtggatctgacagtgagcactggactctggctctgctctgagtggctttataactgctgaggaatggcacgttgtgtttctgcagctcttcttcaacagcacagatactgtctgacagagaggagatctgctgctcaatcatcttcatctctctgctcacagtcctccccttctgctcctcttcctgcctcagagctgccagtctggactcctcttcctctttcaggaactggtggagcttgttgaactctgctctgatctgcttctctgtggacaacagctgcttcttggagTGTTGAATCActtctttgtatgtttccttcACTCGTTTGtatttgtccctcttgtcctgcagagactgtaagtcagatttcagctggtccttcagctcactgactgcttgTTCTACAGGAACCACCTTGTGACTGTGgtgcagagaaaactcacagacaggacacacagctcgctGCTCGTCCTCACAGTACAAATAAGAGGCATCTGAATGTTCATCACACACGACCtgctctttccctttctctttttctgtctcacatgattcagatttctgtcttcCAGCAAAGGAGTCAGCCAGGTCCTTCAGTGAAAAGTTCACTGCTGGATGGTCctttgaggattttcttttacaaatgggacagttgttgtttttagcttgttcccagaattgttgcaggcagcttgaacagaagctgtggttgcagctcagagacacaggatctctgaaagtctctgaacacacatggcaACTCAGGAAACCTTTGAATAGAGCAGTTTTCTCAGCCATTTGTATCCAAATTGTCTTTCAAAAGGAAGACTCACCAAATTCGTGTCCCTCTGAATTAAAGATCACAATCCTTCTTGTCTTTCTAGTAGATTTCTTTCACCCTGTAATGGCGTCTCAGTCCCAATCAGACACGTCAAAATCAGCTTTaagtttctctttcctcctttgaAGTAAATCattgacagctgacatgatATTTTCTTACCAGCAGATGGGGCTATTTGATTTCTTCACTTCTTATCTGTTAACTTTCCATATGATGAGCCTTGGACTCCTTCAaatgaaaatcatttattttcaagtgaaaaaacaataaatacataacgcagcacactgacattgaaaacaaatgattgacTGTAGAAAAACCTACATTAATACCTAAATTCAAATGTTTGAGGAAATAATCAACACCATGTAGCATCATGTGGAGGGGCATGAAAGGCTGCATGGATACCAGTCCCAGTCCTGTTTTGAAGTAAACTCAGGATTATATTTAGTCCTGGACTAGGCTGATCTTCGACCAGAGAAACCTCAGCAGGTTTAActgaacattaaaacactggaaTAATGTTTTTTTGCTCTGCAACAAACCATTTTGAACACATTCAAAGTCATCCTGTTGTTAAAATATTCAAACCACTGCTTTAgtataatcaatcaatcaatcaatcaatcaatcaatcaatgtgacCATGTTGgtagatgaataaatacatcagtgtttttgcatgtgtatgttttgtgttgtgtctccCACTGGGACTCAAAACATTTAACTGCTCAGTGAAACTAAGATGAgaaaggactgaaaaaaaaaaaagaaaaaagaaaaaatcaaagcatcaaaaattctgttttctactttttcttctgtcaacACAACAACTTGTGATAGAATGAGAAAGGCTTCTTGTCACCACGGAATATTCTGGTCTGTCGTCATAACAAATGAATCACGTCTTACGTTCCATCAGTGTATCTTGTTAGAATTAcaatattttgtcaaatgacaaactgagcaCTGTTtctggtcacagcagcagcgacaTGCTGCCCTTCTTCTCAAACCTCACGCTCATCTGACGTCACACCTCTGCATCATCaaacttgtttgttgttgttgttgcagcagcatctttttgtttgtgctcgTGGTGCTAAAAAGGTGCTCGTGGAGGGACGCGTGTTGGTGACAACTGATATTTAAGTCCATGTCAGTCATGAAGAAGGCTCTGTAAGCTGAAAGCCTCCACGAGTGTTTTCCTTCATAGCGTGAGTTCAGAAACGTCTGCAGGTTGTGAGGTTTGGCTTTGCTGTTCTGTGGTCTGCTTCCTCATTTCAGGGC
This Chaetodon auriga isolate fChaAug3 chromosome 5, fChaAug3.hap1, whole genome shotgun sequence DNA region includes the following protein-coding sequences:
- the LOC143320995 gene encoding zinc-binding protein A33-like, producing the protein MAEKTALFKGFLSCHVCSETFRDPVSLSCNHSFCSSCLQQFWEQAKNNNCPICKRKSSKDDPAVNFSLKDLADSFAGRQKSESCETEKEKGKEQVVCDEHSDASYLYCEDEQRAVCPVCEFSLHHSHKVVPVEQAVSELKDQLKSDLQSLQDKRDKYKRVKETYKEMIQHSKKQLLSTEKQIRAEFNKLHQFLKEEEESRLAALREEEEQKGRTVSREMKMIEQQISSLSDSICAVEEELQKHNVPFLSSYKATQSRARVQCSLSDPQLLSGALIDVAKHLGNLSFTVWKKMKDKVHFSPVILDPNTGHPRLCLSDDLTNVRWGNTKQQLPDNSERHTKYPTVLGSEGFSSGKHSWEVEVGDHPDWNVGLAKESVDRKGETGASPGYGIWCLLHRRGKYINGLGETVTVKKSLQRIRVQLDYDRGEVSFYDPEDMTHIYTHRDTFTEKLFPYFEIGDTGDAKTAAIKMCQSDVSV
- the LOC143320994 gene encoding zinc-binding protein A33-like, with translation MAEKTALFKGFLSCHVCSETFRDPVSLSCNHSFCSSCLQQFWEQAKNNNCPICKRKSSKDHPAVNFSLKDLADSFAGRQKSESCETEKEKGKEQVVCDEHSDASYLYCEDEQRAVCPVCEFSLHHSHKVVPVEQAVSELKDQLKSDLQSLQDKRDKYKRVKETYKEVIQHSKKQLLSTEKQIRAEFNKLHQFLKEEEESRLAALRQEEEQKGRTVSREMKMIEQQISSLSDSICAVEEELQKHNVPFLSSYKATQSRARVQCSLSDPQLLSGALIDVAKHLGNLSFTVWKKMKDKVHFSPVILDPNTGHPRLCLSDDLTSVRNGDTKQQLPDNPERNTKYYFVLGSEGFSSGKHSWEVEVGDHPVWRVGLAKESVDRKGEIFLSPEYGIWCLLHDSGKYSNGLGKTVTVKKSLQRIRVQLDYDRGEVFFYDPEDMTHIYTHKGTFTEKLFPFFSIGKAGDAKTAAIKMCQSDVSV